The proteins below come from a single Saccharopolyspora sp. SCSIO 74807 genomic window:
- the car gene encoding carboxylic acid reductase, with amino-acid sequence MPFARPLRGNPQRSRTDGCIVPMISLAELITWRVQGFGEEPGAISREHWEIVAMGGSRPENDIDDKSVKAQTEQRLDEVAAKDPRILDAKPLESVHATLQQPGIGLARTVATIMEGYADRPALGERAKELTKDPDTGRSAYRLLPEFETITYRELWSRVQAVSAEWQHGSLRAGDFVCLLGFTSTDYATLDLACVHSGAVSVPLQSSAPVSQLQPIVQETGPRVIATSVELLDKAVELAISSELQPRVIVFDHHPEVDEEREKFEAGARRLAESGIAAEALGTVLERGAEIPTPAPFVAESEDSLSLLIYTSGSTGTPKGAMYPEWLVRRVWAGFLPKASNVPSITISYLPMSHLAGRASLVSSLAHGGTTYFTAKSDLSTFFADIALSGPTELMLVPRICDMLFQQYQSELDRRAADFGDQEELDAAVKQDLRENFLGGRVVHAMCGSAPISTGMHEFVESCLGLPLNDGYGSTEAGGVLINTHVQRPPVTEYKLVDVPELGYFRTDSPHPRGELLLKADSLFPGYFNRPEVTAEVFDADGFYKTGDIMAEIGPDRLAYVDRRKNVLKLSQGEFVAVSHLESVFATSPLVKQIFVYGSSVRAYLLAVIVPTDDALERNGNTEALKARIGESLQQVANEAELNSYEIPRDFLIETEPFTNENGLLSDARKLLRPKLTDRYGEQLEQLYAQLAEGQASELRTLRRTGRDKPVLETVSRAAQALLGCAGSDVGPEAHFTDLGGDSLSALSFSKLLQEIFDVEVPVGVVISPANDLRGIARHIEGERSSGAKRPTFATVHGRESTQVRAGDLALDKFIAAQTLDTAETLPQPDDTAPQTVLLTGANGYLGRFLCLDWLERLGERGGKLICIVRGADSAAARKRLDEAFDSGDPELLRHYRALAADHLEVLAGDIGEPDLGLDEPTWNRLATDVDLIVHPAALVNHVLPYGQLFGPNVVGTAELIRMALTTRIKPITYLSTVGVAAGVDPSALDEDADIRVTSPVRELDETYANGYATSKWAGEVLLREAHAQFGLPAAVFRSDMILAHSRYTGQLNVPDMFTRLLLSLVATGIAPRSFYRTGADGARPRAHYDGLPADFTAEAITELGARNTAGYQTFNVLNPHDDGISLDVFVDWLNEAGHSIQRIDDFDDWIGRFETAVRAMPETQRQHSLLPLLHAFQQPDEPVPGSGIPAERFHEAVRAAGIGADEDIPHLSASLIGKYVTDLQQLGLL; translated from the coding sequence ATGCCGTTCGCTCGACCCCTGAGAGGTAACCCACAACGTTCGCGTACTGATGGTTGCATCGTGCCAATGATATCTTTAGCTGAGCTAATCACTTGGCGTGTGCAGGGGTTCGGCGAAGAACCCGGCGCAATCAGTCGCGAGCATTGGGAGATCGTTGCAATGGGTGGTTCTCGCCCCGAGAACGATATCGACGACAAATCGGTCAAAGCGCAAACGGAACAGCGTCTGGACGAGGTAGCCGCGAAAGATCCGCGCATCTTGGACGCCAAGCCGCTCGAATCGGTGCACGCCACGCTGCAACAACCAGGAATCGGCTTGGCGCGAACCGTTGCCACGATCATGGAAGGTTATGCGGATCGACCGGCCCTCGGCGAACGCGCGAAGGAACTGACCAAGGATCCGGACACCGGGCGTTCCGCCTACCGGCTGCTCCCGGAGTTCGAGACCATCACCTACCGCGAACTGTGGTCGCGGGTGCAAGCGGTTTCCGCCGAATGGCAGCACGGTTCGCTGCGTGCCGGCGACTTCGTCTGCCTGCTCGGTTTCACCAGCACCGACTACGCGACGCTGGACCTCGCCTGCGTGCATTCGGGCGCCGTTTCCGTCCCGCTGCAGTCCAGCGCACCGGTGAGCCAGCTGCAGCCGATCGTGCAGGAAACCGGGCCGCGGGTCATCGCCACGAGCGTCGAACTGCTCGACAAGGCCGTCGAATTGGCGATCTCCAGCGAGTTGCAGCCGCGGGTGATCGTGTTCGACCACCACCCCGAAGTCGACGAAGAACGCGAGAAGTTCGAGGCGGGCGCACGCCGGCTGGCCGAATCCGGCATCGCCGCCGAAGCGCTCGGCACGGTGCTCGAGCGGGGCGCGGAAATCCCGACTCCGGCACCGTTCGTCGCCGAATCGGAAGACTCGCTGTCGCTGCTCATCTACACCTCGGGAAGCACCGGCACGCCCAAGGGCGCCATGTACCCGGAATGGCTGGTCCGCCGGGTGTGGGCCGGATTCCTGCCCAAGGCGAGCAACGTTCCGTCGATCACCATCAGCTACCTGCCGATGAGCCACCTCGCGGGTCGCGCTTCCCTGGTCAGCTCGCTCGCGCACGGCGGCACCACGTACTTCACCGCGAAAAGCGATCTGTCCACCTTCTTCGCAGACATCGCGCTGAGCGGGCCCACGGAACTGATGCTGGTCCCGCGGATCTGCGACATGCTGTTCCAGCAGTACCAGAGCGAACTCGACCGGCGCGCCGCCGACTTCGGCGACCAGGAAGAACTGGACGCGGCGGTGAAGCAGGATCTGCGGGAGAACTTCCTCGGTGGCCGGGTCGTACACGCCATGTGCGGCAGTGCGCCCATCTCCACCGGAATGCACGAGTTCGTGGAATCCTGCCTGGGCCTGCCGCTGAACGACGGTTACGGCTCTACCGAGGCCGGTGGCGTGCTGATCAACACGCACGTGCAGCGGCCGCCGGTGACCGAGTACAAGCTGGTGGACGTCCCCGAACTCGGCTATTTCCGCACCGACTCCCCGCATCCGCGCGGCGAGCTGCTGCTCAAGGCCGATTCGCTGTTCCCGGGCTACTTCAACAGGCCGGAGGTCACCGCCGAGGTATTCGACGCGGACGGCTTCTACAAGACCGGCGACATCATGGCCGAAATCGGCCCGGATCGGCTGGCCTACGTCGACCGCCGGAAGAACGTGCTGAAACTTTCGCAAGGCGAATTCGTCGCGGTCTCCCACCTGGAGTCGGTGTTCGCCACCAGCCCGCTGGTCAAGCAGATCTTCGTCTACGGCAGCAGCGTCCGCGCGTACCTGCTCGCGGTGATCGTGCCCACCGATGACGCACTCGAGCGCAACGGGAACACCGAGGCGCTCAAGGCGCGGATCGGCGAATCGCTGCAGCAGGTCGCGAACGAGGCCGAGCTGAACTCCTACGAGATCCCGCGCGACTTCCTGATCGAAACCGAGCCGTTCACCAACGAGAACGGGTTGCTCTCGGACGCGCGCAAACTGCTGCGGCCCAAGCTCACCGATCGGTACGGCGAGCAGCTCGAGCAGTTGTACGCGCAACTCGCCGAAGGGCAGGCCAGCGAGCTGCGCACGCTGCGCCGCACCGGACGGGACAAACCGGTGCTGGAAACGGTCAGCCGAGCCGCCCAGGCGCTGCTCGGGTGCGCAGGCAGCGACGTGGGTCCGGAGGCGCACTTCACCGACCTCGGCGGTGACTCGCTGTCCGCGTTGTCGTTCTCCAAGCTCTTGCAGGAGATCTTCGACGTCGAAGTTCCGGTCGGTGTCGTCATCAGCCCGGCCAACGACCTGCGTGGGATCGCACGGCACATCGAGGGTGAGCGGTCCTCGGGAGCGAAACGGCCCACCTTCGCGACAGTGCACGGCCGGGAAAGCACGCAGGTGCGCGCCGGCGACCTCGCGCTCGACAAGTTCATCGCGGCGCAGACGCTGGACACCGCCGAAACCCTCCCCCAGCCGGATGACACGGCCCCGCAAACCGTGCTGCTGACGGGCGCGAACGGCTACCTCGGCCGGTTCCTGTGCCTGGACTGGCTGGAACGGCTCGGCGAACGCGGCGGAAAGCTCATCTGCATCGTCCGCGGTGCGGACTCCGCGGCGGCGCGGAAGCGGCTGGACGAGGCGTTCGACAGCGGTGATCCGGAACTCCTGCGGCACTACCGGGCGCTGGCGGCCGACCACCTCGAAGTGCTCGCCGGGGACATCGGTGAGCCGGACCTCGGTCTCGACGAGCCCACCTGGAACAGGCTGGCAACCGACGTCGATCTGATCGTGCACCCGGCCGCGCTGGTCAACCACGTGCTGCCGTACGGCCAGCTGTTCGGTCCCAACGTCGTGGGCACGGCCGAGTTGATCCGGATGGCGCTGACCACGCGGATCAAGCCGATCACCTACCTGTCGACGGTCGGTGTGGCCGCCGGAGTGGACCCGTCCGCGCTCGACGAGGACGCCGACATCCGGGTCACCAGCCCCGTCCGCGAACTTGACGAGACCTACGCGAACGGCTACGCGACGAGCAAGTGGGCCGGTGAGGTGCTCCTGCGGGAAGCGCACGCGCAGTTCGGCTTGCCTGCCGCGGTCTTCCGTTCCGACATGATCCTCGCGCACAGCCGCTACACGGGGCAGTTGAACGTGCCCGACATGTTCACCCGGCTGCTGCTGAGCCTCGTCGCGACGGGCATCGCACCGCGTTCCTTCTACCGGACCGGCGCGGACGGTGCGCGGCCGCGGGCGCACTACGACGGATTGCCCGCGGACTTCACCGCCGAAGCGATCACCGAACTGGGCGCGCGGAACACGGCGGGGTACCAGACGTTCAACGTGCTGAATCCGCACGATGACGGCATCTCGCTGGACGTGTTCGTGGACTGGTTGAACGAGGCGGGGCACTCGATCCAGCGGATCGACGACTTCGACGACTGGATCGGCCGGTTCGAGACCGCTGTTCGGGCGATGCCGGAAACGCAGCGGCAGCATTCGTTGCTGCCCTTGCTGCACGCCTTCCAGCAGCCGGACGAGCCGGTGCCGGGCTCCGGGATTCCCGCCGAACGGTTCCACGAGGCGGTGCGCGCGGCCGGTATCGGTGCGGACGAGGACATCCCGCACCTGTCGGCTTCGCTCATCGGCAAGTACGTGACCGACCTGCAACAGCTCGGTCTGCTGTGA